A region from the Benincasa hispida cultivar B227 chromosome 12, ASM972705v1, whole genome shotgun sequence genome encodes:
- the LOC120092855 gene encoding aspartic proteinase CDR1-like, protein MAPIFSLILFISSAVVSTATGRDYGFSVELIHRDSPKSPMYNPSKTHYHRLADSLRRSISRNTAALTDIAEAPIYNNQGEYLMKISVGTPPFSIIAVADTGSDITWTQCHPCKNCFHQNAPMFNPSKSTTYKKVACSSPICLFAGDSGSCSTQSLESDCVYSITYGDRSHSKGDFAVDTVTMGSTSGRGVAFPRMAIGCGHDNAGTFNVNISGIVGLGLGPASLVTQMGPATGGKFSYCLTPVGSSNIVPSKLNFGSNADVSGSKAVSTPIYTSDKFKFYSVKLEAVSVGKNKFDFPVYSVLGGKANIILDSGSTLTFLPVNLYNNFSKAISKSLNLKRTNDPEQLLDHCFVTTTDDYKLPLITMHFEGADVPLLRENVFIRVSDSVVCLAFGTHQDDDFMIFGNIAQTNFLVGYDIKNMLVSFKPMDCVAM, encoded by the exons ATGGCAcccattttctctcttattCTTTTTATCTCCTCCGCCGTCGTCTCCACGGCCACAGGCCGTGACTATGGCTTCTCCGTCGAACTCATCCACCGTGACTCCCCCAAGTCCCCTATGTACAACCCATCGAAGACTCACTACCACCGTCTCGCTGACAGCCTCCGCCGCTCCATTAGTCGTAACACGGCGGCACTAACAGACATAGCAGAGGCCCCTATTTACAATAATCAAGGCGAATACCTCATGAAAATATCCGTTGGAACGCCGCCGTTTTCGATTATAGCTGTTGCTGACACAGGAAGCGACATCACTTGGACCCAGTGCCACCCATGCAAAAATTGCTTCCATCAAAATGCACCAATGTTTAACCCGAGTAAATCGACGACTTACAAAAAAGTGGCATGCTCCTCGCCGATTTGCTTGTTTGCTGGTGACAGTGGTTCATGTTCCACTCAGTCCTTAGAATCTGACTGTGTGTACTCGATTACTTACGGTGATAGGTCCCACAGCAAAGGAGATTTTGCCGTGGATACCGTTACTATGGGGTCAACCTCTGGCCGCGGTGTGGCGTTTCCTCGTATGGCGATTGGTTGCGGTCATGACAATGCTGGCACTTTCAATGTTAATATTTCTGGCATTGTTGGACTCGGGCTAGGTCCGGCTTCACTTGTCACACAGATGGGACCAGCCACTGGTGGAAAATTCTCCTACTGTTTAACTCCGGTTGGAAGCAGTAATATTGTGCCTAGCAAACTTAACTTTGGTTCTAATGCCGACGTCTCTGGCTCTAAAGCCGTTTCCACTCCTATTTATACTAGTG ataaattcaaattctaCTCGGTGAAGTTAGAAGCCGTGAGTGTAGGGAAGAACAAATTTGATTTTCCAGTCTATTCTGTATTAGGCGGAAAAGCAAACATCATCCTTGACTCTGGTTCGACGCTTACTTTTCTCCCGGTGAATTTATACAACAACTTCTCCAAGGCAATTTCCAAATCGTTAAACCTCAAGCGCACAAATGATCCGGAACAATTGTTGGATCATTGTTTTGTGACCACCACCGACGACTACAAACTGCCACTCATAACCATGCACTTTGAAGGTGCCGATGTGCCTCTCCTCCGAGAGAACGTTTTCATTAGAGTGTCGGACAGCGTAGTTTGCTTGGCCTTTGGCACCCACCAAGACGACGACTTTATGATCTTTGGCAACATTGCACAAACCAACTTCTTGGTTGGTTACGATATTAAGAACATGCTTGTTTCTTTCAAGCCGATGGATTGTGTTGCCATGTGA